In Osmia bicornis bicornis chromosome 1, iOsmBic2.1, whole genome shotgun sequence, the following proteins share a genomic window:
- the LOC114882934 gene encoding putative tyrosine-protein kinase Wsck codes for MLILLVFSFFHNVLSQKYEGCFQSSVLDPDLPTRILTHATVPADCIKECRSHYYMFAGLMNGQQCFCGSKYGRKGLSTSCIVPCSSDPSNYCGSQDAMSIYSSGYKGPSPPRSAQITHNGYNNLHITWEPPDIPNGNITSYTLKAIVIQTFSSNPIPPIESQIQGGASNNTLLQNLQPGTKYNISIIATNTQADSEPVYISGWTLIGPPNQPTIPKVIERTSTTVTVLLTEGSSEYGPISAYQVFVVQPGIIPPSGPNVTYNNYEKSMQQGLGYYITGEFEASEFYKYKKFIVGDGKMIGGYYNVPLNSETIPQIGLAVISKFQREVQFAYSSLINNLTSNGNRNSKMDSTTITLCVAIGLLGALLIVLIVSYFVLRQRHEKFRMRKLPEQQELTLQGPLYEVDNLAYIPEDVPERVNHYQELKKKVWTIPQNAMKINDTIIRRGRFGTVHTGIVEKDGKTYTVAIHNIADKLLKAADKRNMLRELDVCIKASPMKYLADLVGTCETQDTLYVVLELPLQTLKSRLIATRSGNVFPVNHILPIGSMIASALQHLENYKIVHEHLCARSVGLCTDWTPKLMGHGISKYALEDTKYTRWTAVECLGNKKKHQPGVVWSFGVLLWEMLSMGGTPYSNLLLDSEVEEVVEQGVRLPQLQDTPDPLYEVMSSCWQVTTQERPTFSELTRLETLSICPITAITEPYIPELELN; via the exons ATGCTAATATTGTTagttttttccttctttcacAATGTACTTAGTCAAAAATATGAGGGTTGTTTTCAAAGTTCAGTATTAGATCCTGATTTACCAACCCGGATATTAACTCATGCTACTGTGCCAGCAGATTGTATCAAAGAGTGCCGTTCACATTATTATAT GTTTGCTGGGTTAATGAATGGTCAACAATGTTTTTGTGGTAGCAAGTATGGTAGAAAAGGATTATCTACTTCATGTATTGTTCCTTGTTCATCTGATCCAAGTAATTATTGTGGTAGCCAAGATGCTATGAGTATTTATTCCAGTGGATATAAAG gTCCTAGTCCACCAAGAAGTGCCCAAATAACTCACAATGGATATAATAACTTACATATTACCTGGGAACCACCTGACATACCTAATGGAAATATTACATCTTATACTTTAAAGGCAATAGTCATTCAAACATTTTCATCAAATCCAATACCACCTATAGAAAGTCAAATACAAGGAGGTGCTTCAAACAATACTCTTTTGCAAAATCTGCAACCAGGcacaaaatataatatatcaaTCATTGCTACAAATACTCAAGCAGATAGTGAGCCTGTATATATTTCAGGATGGACATTAATAGGTCCACCTAATCAACCAACAATCCCAAAAGTAATAGAACGAACAAGTACTACTGTAACTGTTTTACTAACAGAAGGAAGTAGCGAATATGGACCTATTAGTGCATATCAGGTATTTGTTGTTCAACCTGGTATAATACCTCCATCAGGTCCTAATGTCACTTAtaacaattatgaaaaatCAATGCAGCAAGGTTTAGGATACTATATTACCGGAGAATTTGAAGCCtctgaattttataaatataaaaaatttatcgTTGGGGATGGTAAAATGATTGGAGGATATTATAATGTGCCTCTAAATTCTGAAACAATTCCTCAAATAGGTTTAGCGGTAATCTCCAAATTTCAAAGAGAAGTACAATTTGCGTATTCAAGTTTAATCAATAATTTGACAAGTAATGGAAACAGAAATAGTAAAATGGATTCCACAACAATTACGCTTTGCGTTGCAATCGGTCTTTTAGGAGCATTACTTATCGTCTTAATCGTATCATATTTTGTTTTGCGACAACGTCATGAAAAATTTCGTATGAGAAAACTTCCTGAACAGCAAGAGCTTACATTGCAAGGACCACTGTATGAAGTAGATAATTTAGCGTATATTCCAGAAGATGTACCTGAAAGGGTAAATCATTAtcaagaattaaaaaaaaaagtttggACTATACCGCAAAATGCGATGAAAATTAATGACACTATAATACGTAGAGGACGATTTGGTACTGTTCATACAGGTATAGTTGAAAAAGATGGAAAAACTTATACCGTTGCAATTCATAATATAGctgataaattattaaaagcagctgataaaagaaatatgttACGAGAATTGGATGTTTGTATCAAAGCATCTCCTATGAAATATCTTGCAGACCTTGTGGGAACTTGTGAAACACAAGATACATTGTATGTTGTACTAGAATTGCCACTTCAAACATTAAAAAGCCGATTGATAGCTACGAGATCTGGGAATGTATTTCCAGTTAATCATATTCTACCTATAGGATCTATGATAGCATCAGCTTTGCAAcatcttgaaaattataaaattgtacatgAGCATCTTTGTGCAAGAAGTGTAGGTCTTTGCACTGATTGGACACCTAAGTTAATGGGTCATGGAATTTCTAAATATGCTTTGGAAGATACAAAGTATACACGATGGACTGCTGTTGAATGTCTTGGTAACAAGAAAAAACACCAACCAGGAGTAGTTTGGTCTTTTGGTGTACTTTTATGGGAAATGCTTAGTATGGGTGGTACACCATATTCTAATCTTTTACTTGACAGTGAAGTAGAAGAAGTAGTTGAGCAAGGAGTTAGATTACCGCAATTACAAGATACTCCTGATCCACTTTATGAAGTTATGTCATCTTGTTGGCAAGTAACAACTCAAGAGAGGCCAACATTTTCAGAACTTACAAGATtg GAAACTTTAAGTATTTGTCCAATCACAGCAATCACAGAACCATACATTCCAGAACTAGAATTAAACTAA